A single region of the Acidobacteriota bacterium genome encodes:
- a CDS encoding aldehyde dehydrogenase family protein, whose protein sequence is MSEQRSTAATDRLPVLKTHKVYVGGKFPRSESGRFDRALAPDGTPIANICRCSRKDVRDAVTAARTAQAGWAARTAYNRGQILYRIAEMLEGRSGQFEALLAAGGATPDEAAAEVQAATDRLLHYAGWTDKFQQVFSSVNPVATSHFNFSILEPMGVVGVLAPESPLLGLVSSIGPAIAGGNTTVVLVTGSQPLPATTFGEVLNSSDVPGGVVNILTGRRDEMLAPLAAHRDVNALLLCSPDPDVARSAEIEAVHNLKRVAVRPHEDWTDIQSPYEITDLQEVKTTWHPIGS, encoded by the coding sequence ATGAGCGAGCAGCGATCCACGGCCGCAACCGACCGCCTACCGGTGCTCAAAACCCACAAGGTCTATGTCGGCGGCAAGTTCCCGCGCTCCGAGTCTGGCCGCTTCGACCGGGCTCTGGCGCCCGACGGCACGCCGATCGCGAACATCTGCCGCTGCTCGCGCAAGGACGTGCGGGACGCGGTGACCGCCGCCCGCACCGCACAGGCCGGTTGGGCCGCCCGCACCGCCTACAACCGGGGCCAGATCCTCTACCGGATCGCCGAGATGCTGGAAGGCCGAAGCGGCCAGTTCGAGGCCCTGCTCGCTGCGGGCGGCGCGACACCGGACGAAGCCGCGGCCGAGGTCCAGGCCGCCACCGACCGGCTGCTCCACTACGCCGGCTGGACCGACAAGTTCCAGCAGGTCTTTTCCAGCGTCAACCCGGTCGCCACCTCGCACTTCAACTTCTCGATCCTCGAGCCGATGGGCGTCGTCGGCGTGCTGGCCCCCGAGTCGCCCCTGCTCGGCCTCGTCTCCTCCATCGGCCCCGCGATCGCCGGCGGCAACACGACGGTCGTCCTGGTCACCGGGAGCCAACCGCTCCCGGCCACGACGTTCGGCGAGGTCCTGAACTCCTCCGACGTACCCGGCGGCGTCGTGAACATCCTCACCGGCCGCCGGGACGAGATGCTCGCGCCGCTCGCCGCGCACCGCGACGTCAATGCCCTGCTCCTCTGCTCGCCGGACCCGGACGTCGCCAGATCCGCCGAGATCGAAGCGGTCCACAACCTGAAGCGCGTCGCGGTCCGCCCGCACGAAGATTGGACGGACATCCAGAGCCCCTACGAGATCACCGACCTGCAGGAAGTGAAGACGACATGGCATCCGATCGGGAGTTGA
- a CDS encoding aldehyde dehydrogenase family protein, which translates to MTKSTQTTGPAAPKLRLGGGEGWGYAPAPESTDHVELRNRYGLFIDGDFTDAADGRTFETANPATEDKIADVALASEADVDAAVAAARRAYDEIWSRLAPRERGKYVYRIARVLQERSRELAITESLDGGKPIRESRDVDIPLAAAHFFYYAGWADKLDYAFPGRGARALGVAGQVIPWNFPLLMAAWKIAPAIAAGNTVVLKPAETTPLTALKLAEIIRDAGVPPGVVNIVTGAGETGAAVVQHDDVDKVAFTGSTEVGKLIRRALAGSGKHYTLELGGKAANLVFEDAAVDQAVEGIVNGIFFNQGHVCCAGSRLLVQESVAEEVISKLKDRMETLIVGDPLDKNTDIGAINSRAQLDKIEEYLEIGEAEGAEPFQTSCPVPERGYWFRPTLFLHASQSHRVVQEEIFGPVLAVQTFRTVDEGIALANNTPYGLSGGVWSDKGAKAFRVTSRIRAGVLWANTYNKFDPTAPFGGYKESGIGREGGLAGLHAYLQPEEAA; encoded by the coding sequence GTGACGAAGTCCACGCAAACAACCGGGCCGGCGGCTCCGAAGCTCCGCCTCGGCGGCGGCGAAGGCTGGGGCTACGCGCCGGCGCCCGAGTCGACCGACCACGTCGAACTCCGCAACCGCTACGGCCTGTTCATCGACGGCGACTTCACGGACGCGGCCGACGGCCGGACCTTCGAGACGGCGAACCCGGCCACCGAGGACAAGATCGCGGACGTCGCCCTGGCCTCCGAGGCCGACGTTGACGCCGCCGTGGCGGCCGCCCGGCGCGCCTACGACGAGATCTGGTCGCGGCTCGCGCCGCGGGAACGCGGCAAGTACGTCTACCGGATCGCCCGCGTGCTCCAGGAGCGGAGCCGCGAACTCGCGATCACCGAGTCGCTCGACGGCGGCAAGCCGATCCGCGAGTCACGCGATGTCGACATCCCGCTGGCGGCCGCGCACTTCTTCTACTACGCCGGCTGGGCGGACAAGCTGGACTACGCCTTCCCCGGCCGCGGCGCCAGAGCGCTCGGGGTCGCCGGCCAGGTCATCCCGTGGAACTTCCCGCTGCTCATGGCGGCCTGGAAGATCGCGCCCGCCATCGCGGCCGGCAACACGGTCGTGCTCAAGCCGGCCGAGACCACGCCGCTCACCGCTCTCAAACTGGCCGAGATCATCCGCGACGCCGGCGTGCCGCCGGGCGTCGTCAACATCGTCACCGGCGCCGGCGAGACGGGCGCGGCGGTCGTCCAGCACGACGACGTCGACAAGGTCGCCTTCACCGGCTCCACCGAGGTCGGCAAGCTGATCCGGCGCGCGCTCGCCGGCAGCGGCAAGCACTACACCCTGGAGCTCGGTGGCAAGGCGGCCAACCTGGTGTTCGAGGACGCCGCCGTCGACCAGGCGGTCGAGGGGATCGTCAACGGCATCTTCTTCAACCAGGGCCACGTCTGCTGCGCCGGCTCCCGCCTGCTGGTCCAGGAATCCGTCGCCGAAGAGGTGATCTCGAAGCTCAAGGACCGGATGGAGACCCTGATCGTCGGCGATCCGCTCGACAAGAACACGGACATCGGAGCGATCAACTCCCGCGCCCAACTCGACAAGATCGAGGAGTACCTGGAGATCGGCGAAGCGGAGGGCGCCGAGCCCTTCCAGACCTCGTGCCCGGTGCCGGAGCGCGGCTACTGGTTCCGGCCGACCCTGTTCCTGCACGCATCCCAGTCCCACCGCGTGGTCCAGGAGGAGATCTTCGGCCCGGTGCTCGCGGTGCAGACGTTCCGCACCGTCGACGAGGGCATCGCATTGGCGAACAACACCCCCTACGGCCTCTCCGGCGGGGTCTGGAGCGACAAGGGCGCCAAGGCATTCCGGGTCACCAGCCGGATCCGCGCCGGCGTGCTGTGGGCGAACACCTACAACAAGTTCGACCCGACCGCGCCGTTCGGCGGCTACAAGGAGAGCGGGATCGGCCGCGAGGGCGGGCTCGCCGGACTCCACGCCTACCTGCAGCCCGAGGAAGCGGCATGA
- the deoC gene encoding deoxyribose-phosphate aldolase, with protein sequence MQVSTASASFESPPIDAVGVEERVARLCSRSIKKDAKRQALHLTLSMIDLTTLEGADSEGKVRQLCAKALQLHAALPDLPHVAAVCVYPALVGAAKRALEGSGINVASVATSFPAGQAPIEIKLLEVRKAVEAGADEVDMVISRGRFLAGDFAYTADEIASIKEACGEAHLKVILETGELGTLDAVRRASDLAMRSGADFIKTSTGKIKPAATMPVVLVMLEAIRDHYRRTGQKIGMKPAGGISTAKDAIRHLVMVRETLGQDWLDPDLYRFGASSLANDVLRQIVKQRSGIYQSFDDFSM encoded by the coding sequence ATGCAGGTATCGACTGCCAGCGCATCGTTCGAGTCGCCGCCAATCGACGCCGTCGGCGTCGAGGAGCGGGTCGCGAGACTCTGCTCGCGCTCGATCAAGAAGGACGCCAAGCGCCAGGCGCTGCACCTGACCCTGTCGATGATCGATCTCACGACCCTCGAGGGGGCCGACTCCGAGGGCAAGGTACGGCAGCTCTGCGCCAAGGCGCTCCAGCTTCACGCGGCGTTGCCCGATCTTCCGCACGTGGCCGCCGTCTGCGTCTACCCGGCCCTGGTCGGCGCCGCGAAGCGGGCGCTCGAAGGCAGCGGGATCAACGTCGCCTCGGTCGCCACCAGCTTCCCCGCCGGCCAGGCGCCGATCGAGATCAAGCTGCTGGAGGTGCGGAAGGCGGTCGAGGCAGGCGCCGACGAAGTCGACATGGTGATCTCGCGCGGCCGCTTCCTGGCCGGCGACTTCGCCTACACCGCGGACGAGATCGCCTCGATCAAGGAGGCCTGCGGCGAGGCGCACCTCAAGGTGATTCTCGAGACCGGCGAGCTCGGCACCCTCGACGCGGTCCGCCGCGCCTCGGACCTGGCGATGCGCTCCGGCGCCGACTTCATCAAGACCTCGACGGGCAAGATCAAGCCGGCCGCCACGATGCCCGTCGTCCTGGTCATGCTGGAGGCCATCCGCGACCACTACCGCCGCACCGGCCAGAAGATCGGCATGAAGCCGGCGGGCGGCATCTCGACCGCCAAGGACGCGATCCGCCACCTGGTCATGGTGCGTGAGACGCTCGGCCAGGACTGGCTCGACCCCGACCTGTACCGGTTCGGCGCGAGTTCACTCGCGAACGACGTCCTGCGCCAGATCGTCAAGCAGCGAAGCGGCATCTACCAGTCGTTCGACGACTTCTCCATGTAG
- the aroC gene encoding chorismate synthase, with product MAGNTFGTALRLTTAGESHGPGYVGILDGVPPGLELSEADLQPDLDRRRPGQSKLTTQRMEPDEARILSGVFEGRTTGTPIAFLIENRDQRPKDYSEIKDKYRPGHADYTFDAKYGFRDYRGGGRSSARETSVRVAAAAVAKKLLRERWGVGIVGYVKSIGDIEGRIDDPAAVTLEQVESNPVRCPDQEAAAQMAELIERMRAERDSVGGISELVATGVPPGWGEPVFDKLKADLGKALFSLPAVLGVEYGAGFGVARARGSENNDPFEMREGRVATRGNRHGGMLGGISSGQPIVLRCAVKPTSSLPQPQDTVTRAGEPTTIATRGRHDPCLLPRFVPMGEAMIALVLCDHALRQVAVTDVLD from the coding sequence ATGGCCGGGAACACGTTCGGAACCGCGCTGCGGCTGACCACGGCCGGCGAGAGCCACGGGCCGGGCTACGTCGGCATCCTCGACGGAGTGCCGCCGGGCCTCGAACTGTCCGAGGCGGACCTTCAACCGGACCTCGACCGGCGCCGCCCCGGACAGTCGAAGCTGACCACACAGCGCATGGAGCCGGACGAGGCCCGCATCCTGTCCGGGGTGTTCGAGGGCAGGACGACCGGTACGCCGATCGCCTTCCTGATCGAGAACCGCGACCAGCGGCCCAAGGACTACAGCGAGATCAAGGACAAGTACAGGCCCGGACACGCCGACTACACGTTCGACGCGAAGTACGGCTTCCGCGACTACCGGGGAGGCGGCCGTTCGAGCGCCCGCGAGACCTCGGTGCGAGTGGCGGCCGCGGCGGTGGCGAAGAAGCTCCTGCGGGAGCGCTGGGGTGTCGGGATCGTCGGCTACGTGAAGAGCATCGGCGACATCGAGGGGCGGATCGACGATCCGGCGGCGGTGACCCTGGAGCAGGTCGAGTCGAACCCGGTGCGCTGCCCCGATCAGGAGGCCGCGGCGCAAATGGCGGAGCTGATCGAACGGATGCGCGCGGAGCGCGACTCCGTTGGCGGCATTTCGGAACTTGTCGCCACCGGCGTACCGCCTGGCTGGGGCGAGCCGGTGTTCGACAAGCTGAAGGCGGACCTGGGCAAGGCGCTGTTCAGTCTGCCGGCGGTGTTGGGCGTCGAGTACGGGGCCGGGTTTGGCGTCGCACGCGCGCGTGGCAGCGAGAACAACGATCCGTTCGAGATGCGGGAAGGGCGGGTCGCCACCCGCGGCAACCGCCACGGCGGCATGCTCGGCGGCATTTCGTCAGGGCAGCCGATCGTGCTGCGGTGCGCGGTCAAGCCGACCAGCAGCCTGCCGCAACCGCAGGACACGGTGACCCGCGCCGGCGAGCCGACGACGATCGCGACCAGGGGCAGGCACGACCCCTGCCTGCTCCCGCGCTTCGTGCCGATGGGCGAGGCGATGATCGCGCTGGTGCTCTGCGACCATGCCCTGCGGCAGGTCGCCGTTACAGACGTGCTGGACTAG
- a CDS encoding MaoC/PaaZ C-terminal domain-containing protein, translated as MALHASKIQVGDTYTQKLTDDLSRTQIVQYAGASGDYNPLHSDEIFTTKVAKYPTVFAHGMLTMGMTGRMVTDFVGDGRLTAYGVRFTRQVWPGDALTATAKVDAVREEDGQGLVDLSVTTVNQDGDVVVMGKATARIDP; from the coding sequence ATGGCACTTCACGCAAGCAAGATCCAGGTCGGCGACACCTACACCCAGAAGCTCACCGACGACCTCTCCCGCACCCAGATCGTCCAGTACGCGGGCGCCTCGGGCGACTACAACCCGCTCCACTCCGACGAGATCTTCACCACCAAGGTGGCGAAGTACCCGACCGTCTTCGCCCACGGCATGCTGACAATGGGCATGACCGGCCGGATGGTGACCGACTTCGTCGGCGACGGCCGGCTGACCGCCTACGGCGTCCGCTTCACGCGGCAGGTGTGGCCGGGCGACGCGCTGACGGCGACGGCGAAGGTCGACGCGGTACGCGAGGAGGACGGCCAAGGCCTCGTCGACCTGTCGGTGACGACGGTGAACCAGGATGGCGATGTCGTCGTGATGGGCAAAGCCACCGCAAGGATCGACCCGTAG
- a CDS encoding MaoC family dehydratase N-terminal domain-containing protein has product MAAKKFPVEAGHIMMFARAVGDPNPIYHDAEAAADTEPGKTIAPPTFYQASAQFDPDYFLRPKIGEPWFGSGKEPTGVPPTRTGGDGGTGLHAEQRFEYFRHVSPGETLTLKTRPGKSWERQGKRGGNLKFSENITEYYDESGELVVRATGVGVRTEKVVESD; this is encoded by the coding sequence ATGGCAGCAAAGAAGTTCCCGGTCGAGGCAGGCCACATCATGATGTTCGCCCGCGCGGTCGGCGACCCGAACCCCATCTATCACGACGCCGAGGCGGCAGCGGACACGGAACCCGGCAAGACGATCGCGCCGCCCACCTTCTACCAGGCCTCCGCCCAGTTCGACCCCGACTACTTCCTGCGCCCCAAGATCGGCGAGCCGTGGTTCGGCTCCGGCAAGGAGCCGACCGGCGTGCCGCCCACGCGGACCGGAGGTGACGGCGGCACAGGCCTCCACGCCGAGCAGCGTTTCGAGTACTTCCGGCACGTGAGCCCCGGCGAGACGCTGACCCTCAAGACCCGGCCCGGCAAGAGCTGGGAACGGCAGGGCAAGCGCGGCGGCAACCTGAAGTTCAGCGAGAACATCACCGAGTACTACGACGAATCCGGCGAACTCGTCGTGCGCGCCACCGGCGTCGGCGTCCGCACCGAGAAGGTCGTCGAGAGCGACTGA
- a CDS encoding RsmE family RNA methyltransferase gives MNLLLLEDADFDQTAGSGTRAVVSGERLKHVRKVLRAEVGDTLEVGRLGGGIGRGRIVDLGRERFVLELGPLDGELPAPLPVTLVLALPRPKFVGRILQAAAAMGVKRILLVHTARVEKSYWQSSTMQAESLRRHLMLGLAQARDTVLPEIEMLKGPRDLMDALPGLVRDHDQVLVADAAGDEPCPLGVDGPTALLVGPEGGLLDEELASWGHAGATVVSLGPRALRVEHAVVALLSRLGA, from the coding sequence ATGAACCTGCTTCTGTTGGAGGACGCGGACTTCGATCAGACGGCTGGCTCAGGTACGCGAGCGGTCGTGTCCGGCGAACGCCTGAAGCACGTCCGCAAGGTGCTGCGAGCGGAGGTCGGCGACACGCTGGAAGTGGGCCGCCTCGGAGGCGGCATTGGCCGCGGACGGATCGTCGACCTAGGCCGCGAGCGGTTCGTGCTGGAGCTGGGGCCGCTCGATGGGGAGTTGCCCGCGCCGCTGCCGGTGACGCTCGTGCTGGCCTTGCCCCGGCCCAAGTTCGTGGGCCGGATCCTGCAGGCGGCGGCCGCGATGGGCGTCAAGCGGATCCTGCTGGTCCACACGGCACGGGTGGAAAAGAGCTACTGGCAGAGCTCAACGATGCAGGCGGAGTCCCTGCGACGACACCTGATGCTGGGTCTGGCGCAGGCGCGGGACACGGTGCTGCCGGAGATCGAGATGCTGAAGGGGCCTCGGGATCTGATGGATGCGCTGCCCGGCCTGGTTCGGGACCACGATCAGGTTCTGGTGGCCGATGCCGCCGGTGACGAGCCCTGTCCGCTGGGCGTCGATGGCCCGACGGCGCTGCTGGTCGGTCCCGAAGGCGGCCTACTGGACGAGGAGCTTGCCTCGTGGGGACACGCCGGCGCCACAGTCGTGAGTCTCGGCCCTCGGGCGCTGCGGGTCGAGCACGCCGTCGTGGCCCTGCTGTCGCGTCTTGGCGCCTGA
- the pheT gene encoding phenylalanine--tRNA ligase subunit beta, which produces MRVPLSWLGDFVELDGSPGDLAELLTNAGLEVKAIERFGVDGAELPWPADLVMAAKVLRVDPVPDADRLVLATVDYGADSTRQVITGAPNLVPLLGQDLGDAGPWGALLLAGASYRNPYRDLKITRLKPKKLRGITSDAMLCSAAELGLGEDHEGIILFEPADELPDLRPGRPLAEVLGDVVLDIDVIPNIARCASILGVAREVAALTEAAFRPPAVPLTMDGPPIAGRVEIATENPELNPRFVALLIEGIEQGTSPYWMQHRLQLAGQRPISNVVDISNYVMLEVGQPNHTFDYDLLRQRAESYADGGPVRIVTRLAHAGERLTTLDGAEQKLRTNQIMVTDPAGSLSVGGVMGGRDSEIGPETRNVLLEAAAWEPRSIRRTQRQLGVHTEAGFRFSRGVHPSQALLGARRAAELLRLHAGGTIAEGIVDHYPMPAQAVTVDLDLGYLRRLTGLDLGASETASLLRRLQFEVEIEDDSADLRVTVPDHRLDIKGQHDLVEEVCRIYGYDRIPSTVLSDVLPPQRGNREQSFEDRVKDTFADLGLQEIVSYRLTTPEAEARLQLEDAEPPPYVRLANPSTQDRVVMRRSLLASVLEAAASNGRFTDRLALFEVGRVFPVNEGDSLPEEREWAAVVLTGPRRADHWQGAGASGGCFDFFDVKGVVETVLDRLGLAVEFTAPAASATPPSFRPGRSAAIETGADSKPVGWLGEVQPAVAARFDLEPADGHPILAAELDLDRILEFVPDSLQVEPVPVYPEVREDLALIVDEATPAAAVEAALLAAGKPLLCAVELFDVFRGEAIGEGSKSLAYHLTFRAPNRTLRDRDVKKLRRRILGQVERSVGAKLRE; this is translated from the coding sequence ATGCGCGTTCCACTCAGTTGGCTCGGCGATTTCGTCGAGCTCGACGGCTCTCCCGGCGACCTCGCCGAGCTGCTTACCAACGCCGGCCTGGAGGTCAAGGCGATCGAACGCTTCGGCGTCGACGGCGCCGAGCTGCCCTGGCCGGCCGACCTGGTGATGGCGGCGAAAGTCCTACGCGTCGACCCGGTGCCGGACGCCGACCGCCTGGTGCTCGCAACCGTCGACTACGGCGCCGACTCCACCCGGCAGGTGATCACCGGGGCCCCCAACCTGGTCCCGCTCCTCGGCCAGGACCTCGGCGACGCGGGTCCCTGGGGCGCCCTGCTGCTCGCCGGCGCCAGCTACCGCAACCCCTACCGTGACCTGAAGATCACCCGGCTCAAGCCGAAGAAGCTGCGCGGCATCACCAGCGACGCGATGCTGTGCTCGGCCGCGGAGCTCGGGCTCGGCGAGGACCACGAGGGGATCATCCTGTTCGAGCCCGCCGACGAACTCCCGGACCTTCGCCCCGGACGGCCCCTCGCCGAAGTGCTCGGCGATGTCGTGCTCGACATCGACGTGATTCCCAACATCGCCCGCTGCGCCTCGATCCTGGGGGTTGCGCGCGAGGTCGCGGCGCTCACGGAGGCCGCGTTCCGGCCGCCCGCCGTCCCGCTCACCATGGACGGACCGCCGATCGCGGGCCGGGTCGAGATCGCGACCGAGAACCCCGAACTCAATCCGCGCTTCGTCGCCCTGCTGATCGAGGGCATCGAGCAGGGCACATCTCCCTACTGGATGCAGCACCGGTTGCAGCTCGCTGGGCAACGGCCGATCAGCAACGTGGTCGACATCAGCAACTACGTGATGCTCGAGGTCGGCCAGCCGAACCACACTTTCGACTACGACCTGCTGCGGCAGCGGGCCGAAAGCTATGCGGACGGCGGCCCTGTGCGGATCGTCACGCGTCTGGCGCACGCGGGAGAACGTCTGACGACGCTCGACGGCGCCGAGCAGAAGCTGCGGACGAACCAGATCATGGTCACCGACCCGGCCGGCTCGCTGAGCGTCGGCGGCGTGATGGGAGGCCGGGACAGCGAGATCGGTCCGGAAACCCGCAACGTGCTGCTGGAGGCGGCAGCCTGGGAACCACGGAGCATCCGGCGCACCCAGCGCCAGCTCGGGGTCCACACCGAAGCCGGTTTCCGCTTCAGCCGCGGCGTTCATCCCAGCCAGGCCCTGCTCGGCGCCCGACGGGCCGCCGAACTGCTTCGGCTCCACGCGGGCGGCACGATCGCCGAGGGGATCGTCGATCACTACCCGATGCCAGCCCAGGCCGTGACCGTCGATCTCGACCTCGGATACTTGCGCCGCCTCACCGGTCTCGACCTCGGCGCGAGCGAAACGGCGAGCCTGCTGCGGCGGCTCCAGTTCGAGGTCGAGATCGAGGACGACTCCGCCGATCTGCGGGTCACCGTTCCCGACCACCGCCTCGACATCAAAGGCCAGCACGATCTGGTCGAGGAGGTGTGCCGCATCTACGGCTACGACCGCATCCCCTCGACCGTGCTCAGCGACGTGCTGCCGCCCCAGCGCGGCAACCGCGAGCAGTCCTTCGAGGATCGGGTCAAGGACACCTTCGCCGACCTGGGACTCCAGGAGATCGTCAGCTACCGCCTGACCACACCCGAAGCGGAAGCGAGGCTGCAACTCGAAGACGCCGAACCGCCGCCCTACGTCCGCCTCGCCAACCCCTCGACCCAGGACCGCGTCGTCATGCGCCGCAGCCTGCTGGCATCCGTCCTGGAAGCCGCGGCGTCGAACGGCCGGTTCACGGACCGGCTCGCCCTGTTCGAGGTCGGCCGCGTCTTCCCGGTCAACGAAGGCGATTCGCTGCCCGAGGAGCGGGAATGGGCCGCTGTCGTGTTGACCGGTCCGCGCCGGGCAGACCACTGGCAGGGGGCCGGCGCCAGCGGCGGCTGCTTCGACTTCTTCGACGTCAAGGGCGTGGTCGAGACGGTCCTGGACCGGCTTGGCCTGGCGGTCGAGTTCACGGCGCCGGCGGCGAGTGCGACGCCACCGTCCTTCCGCCCCGGACGTTCCGCGGCAATCGAAACCGGTGCCGACTCGAAACCCGTCGGCTGGCTGGGCGAAGTCCAGCCGGCGGTGGCCGCCCGTTTCGATCTGGAGCCCGCGGACGGTCACCCCATCCTCGCCGCCGAACTCGACCTCGACCGCATCCTCGAGTTCGTCCCCGATTCCCTTCAGGTCGAGCCCGTCCCCGTCTATCCGGAAGTGCGCGAGGACTTGGCCCTGATCGTGGACGAGGCGACGCCTGCCGCAGCCGTCGAGGCCGCCCTCCTCGCCGCCGGCAAGCCCCTGCTCTGCGCCGTCGAACTGTTCGACGTGTTCCGCGGCGAGGCGATCGGCGAAGGCTCGAAGAGCCTCGCCTACCACCTCACCTTCCGGGCCCCGAACCGCACCCTGCGCGACCGCGATGTGAAGAAGCTCCGCCGGCGCATCCTGGGACAGGTCGAGAGGTCCGTCGGCGCGAAGCTCCGCGAGTAG
- the pheS gene encoding phenylalanine--tRNA ligase subunit alpha, which produces MIDQLDDIEARVSAALNATVDLEQLERWRRATIGRKGEVQLLTRRMGEIEPADRPAFGKRINEIKAALQVAFEARQEALKRSTHDTDDDADRLDVTLPGRRPALGGLHPSTLVMRRIERIFGDMGFQTYRSPDVVTDQLNFGDLNMPPDHPARDMQDTFYTTDPSVVLRTHTSGGQILAMQERHPEPLRVILPGMCYRNEQITSRSEIQFHQIEGLAVGPAITFADLKGTLTEFARRLFGEGRGARFRASYFPFTEPSAEMDIACFLCDGGGCQLCKEAGWLEILGCGMVHPTVLRNGGYDPDEWSGFAFGMGPERIAMLRHGIRDIRYFWSNDLRFLRQFQRFV; this is translated from the coding sequence ATGATCGACCAGCTCGACGACATCGAAGCGCGGGTCTCCGCGGCGCTGAACGCTACGGTCGATCTGGAGCAACTCGAGAGGTGGCGCCGGGCGACGATCGGCCGCAAGGGCGAGGTTCAGCTCCTGACCCGCCGCATGGGGGAGATCGAACCCGCCGATCGGCCCGCTTTCGGCAAGCGGATCAACGAGATCAAGGCCGCCCTGCAGGTGGCATTCGAAGCGCGCCAGGAAGCTCTGAAGCGATCGACGCACGATACCGACGACGACGCCGACCGGCTCGATGTCACCCTGCCCGGCCGCCGCCCGGCGCTCGGCGGGCTGCACCCGTCGACCCTTGTCATGCGCCGGATCGAACGGATCTTCGGCGACATGGGCTTCCAGACCTACCGCAGCCCGGACGTGGTCACCGACCAGTTGAACTTCGGCGACCTGAACATGCCGCCCGACCACCCCGCACGCGACATGCAGGACACGTTCTACACGACGGATCCGAGCGTTGTGCTGCGCACCCACACCAGCGGCGGGCAGATCCTGGCGATGCAGGAACGCCACCCGGAGCCTCTGCGGGTCATCCTGCCCGGCATGTGCTACCGCAACGAGCAGATCACTTCACGCAGCGAGATCCAGTTCCACCAGATCGAGGGACTCGCGGTGGGCCCGGCGATCACCTTCGCCGATCTGAAGGGCACGCTGACCGAGTTCGCCCGGCGCCTGTTCGGCGAGGGCCGCGGCGCCCGCTTCCGGGCCAGCTACTTCCCGTTCACCGAGCCGAGCGCGGAGATGGACATCGCCTGCTTCCTCTGCGACGGCGGGGGCTGCCAGTTGTGCAAGGAGGCCGGCTGGCTCGAGATCCTCGGCTGCGGCATGGTCCACCCGACCGTTCTCAGAAACGGCGGCTACGACCCTGACGAGTGGAGCGGCTTCGCCTTCGGCATGGGACCGGAACGGATCGCGATGCTCCGGCACGGGATCCGCGACATCCGCTACTTCTGGTCGAACGATCTGCGCTTCCTGCGCCAGTTCCAGCGGTTCGTCTGA
- a CDS encoding YIP1 family protein — translation MLLVNSADDSTGAEASVEVVNPWEERKDRGRFSALVAALVLLATAPRKFFEGTRPDAGIWGPLLFAGLVTLIYMVLGSVVFTILILTLPDQALEFVYQTVWRMDPSQFPTAEELPFGTTLFVLFAFQVLLLALPALFALTLVATLIVGTLVHLLLVVTRTSRPHGFRGTWVAICYANGANLLGIVPIAGEILATFCGAVLFGIGLHVVQRVGVIRAAVLASILPLLVLLGLLIPRVLPNATS, via the coding sequence GTGCTCCTCGTGAACTCCGCGGACGATAGCACCGGCGCCGAAGCAAGCGTCGAGGTCGTCAATCCGTGGGAGGAGCGGAAGGACCGCGGCAGGTTCTCCGCCCTCGTCGCCGCTCTGGTCCTCCTGGCCACCGCTCCGAGGAAGTTCTTCGAGGGCACCCGGCCCGACGCGGGCATCTGGGGCCCCCTCTTATTCGCGGGCCTGGTCACACTCATCTACATGGTCCTGGGAAGCGTGGTCTTCACGATCCTCATCCTGACCCTTCCGGACCAGGCACTGGAGTTCGTCTACCAAACGGTGTGGCGGATGGATCCATCTCAGTTCCCCACTGCGGAGGAACTGCCCTTCGGAACCACCCTGTTCGTTCTCTTCGCGTTCCAGGTGCTCCTCCTTGCCCTTCCCGCCCTCTTCGCCCTCACGCTGGTCGCGACGTTGATCGTAGGTACGCTCGTCCACCTTCTGCTGGTCGTGACCCGCACGTCGAGGCCACACGGCTTCCGCGGTACCTGGGTCGCGATCTGCTACGCAAACGGCGCCAATCTCCTGGGCATCGTTCCCATCGCTGGCGAGATCCTGGCGACATTCTGCGGCGCAGTGCTGTTCGGGATCGGTCTCCACGTCGTTCAGCGAGTCGGAGTCATCCGAGCCGCGGTTCTGGCCTCCATCCTGCCCCTCCTGGTGTTGCTGGGGCTGCTGATCCCTCGCGTTCTGCCGAACGCCACCTCCTAG